Proteins found in one Planococcus citri chromosome 2, ihPlaCitr1.1, whole genome shotgun sequence genomic segment:
- the RpS29 gene encoding small ribosomal subunit protein uS14, giving the protein MGFQNIWYSHPRKYGQGSRSCRACANKHGIIRKYGLNLCRQCFREYASDIGFKKLD; this is encoded by the exons ATGGGTTTCCAAAACATCTGGTATTCGCACCCGCGAAAATACGGTCAAGGATCAAGATCTTG CCGAGCTTGTGCCAACAAACATGGTATTATCCGTAAATATGGATTAAATTTATGCCGTCAGTGTTTCAGAGAGTACGCATCTGATATCGGTTTTAAAAAg ttggaCTAA
- the LOC135835686 gene encoding UDP-N-acetylglucosamine 1-carboxyvinyltransferase-like, with protein MKFRIHGPTQLKGNVTISGAKNAILPILFASLLTKEPVEIQNVPNLSDVESAINLLEHLGVKVECNGSVFVDASVISNYHAPYEMVKTMRASFWALGPLLARFGQGVVSLPGGCEIGSRPVDLHISGLQKLGAIINLEKGYVNATVNGRLRGAYIFIDQPSFGATVNIMNAATLATGTTIIENAAREPEIVDTANFLNTLGAKITGAGTCKITIEGVERLGGGVYRILPDRIETGTYLVAAAVSRGSVVCHGTCPDNLNAVLHKLREAGAHIETGEDWISLDMRGRRPKAVSVRTAPYPGFPTDMQAQFCLLNLVAEGVGIVTETIFENRFMHIPELSRMGAKAQIERNSVICRGVQRLFGVPVMATDLRASASLVLAGCVAEGVTEVDRIYHIDRGYYHIEKKLRGMGANIERIGS; from the coding sequence atgaaatttcgtaTCCACGGTCCTACTCAATTAAAAGGGAATGTAACAATATCAGGTGCTAAAAACGCCATACTGCCGATTCTATTTGCTTCATTACTGACGAAAGAACCAGTCGAGATTCAAAACGTACCCAATTTGAGCGATGTGGAATCCGCGATAAACTTATTGGAACATTTGGGCGTCAAGGTGGAATGTAATGGATCAGTGTTCGTAGATGCCAGCGTTATCAGTAACTATCACGCACCCTATGAAATGGTGAAAACCATGCGGGCATCATTTTGGGCGCTGGGACCACTGCTAGCGCGCTTTGGCCAAGGAGTAGTCTCACTACCTGGTGGCTGCGAGATCGGTTCACGTCCAGTAGATTTGCATATCAGCGGATTACAGAAATTGGGCGCTATCATCAATTTAGAAAAAGGCTACGTTAATGCTACGGTAAATGGTCGTCTGCGCGGTGCTTACATTTTCATTGATCAGCCGAGTTTCGGAGCCACGGTGAACATTATGAACGCCGCCACTTTGGCAACCGGTAccacaataattgaaaatgcaGCTCGTGAGCCGGAAATCGTAGATACAGCCAATTTCCTCAACACTCTAGGAGCGAAAATCACTGGTGCCGGTACTTGTAAGATTACCATTGAAGGCGTTGAACGTCTTGGTGGTGGTGTTTACCGAATCTTACCCGATCGTATCGAGACTGGCACTTACCTCGTGGCTGCGGCAGTCTCTCGTGGAAGCGTGGTATGCCATGGCACTTGTCCAGACAATTTGAATGCAGTGTTGCATAAGCTACGTGAAGCAGGGGCTCATATAGAAACTGGCGAAGACTGGATAAGCTTAGATATGCGTGGTCGAAGGCCAAAAGCGGTATCTGTGCGTACTGCTCCATATCCTGGCTTTCCGACTGATATGCAGGCTCAATTTTGTTTGTTGAATCTAGTTGCCGAAGGAGTTGGTATTGTTACCGAAACCatatttgaaaatcgtttcaTGCATATCCCCGAATTGAGCCGGATGGGTGCAAAGGCGCAAATCGAAAGGAATAGTGTTATTTGTCGAGGTGTACAGAGACTGTTTGGTGTGCCGGTGATGGCAACTGATTTGAGAGCCTCGGCCAGTCTGGTTTTGGCAGGATGTGTGGCCGAAGGTGTGACAGAAGTGGATCGAATCTATCATATTGATCGTGGTTATTATcacatcgaaaaaaaacttcGTGGAATGGGTGCCAATATCGAACGTATTGGCTCCTAG